CAAACTAGAGAGTAATACTTCTTTGAAACTGGCTTTGATGATTTCCAAATCCCCAATGGTCAGTCCACTTTCATCCAATTGGTTTTCTGCCAATTTAGAATTGATGATTTTACGAATCAGTTCATCTAAACTTTCCTGCGAAACTTCATCTAACGACCGCGAGGCTGCTTCCAATGAATCAGCTATCATCACAATCCCCGTTTCTTTGCTCTGCGGTTTGGGACCTGGATATTGAAAATCTTTTTTGTTAATGTTTTTACGAGCAGAGGCAGAAATATCTTGTAACGCCTTATGATAGAAAAATGCCATGGTGGAAGTTCCATGATGTTCTGGAATAAAACTGATGATCTCACGAGGAAGACGGGCTTTTTTTGCCATCTCAATTCCATCTAACACGTGATCAATGACAGTTTTTGCGGCCAAGGCTGGATTATCTTTATCGATATGTTCTGGTTTTGGAATCAAATGTTGGTTTTCGACAAAAAAACCAGCATTGGGAATTTTTCCAATATCGTGAAAGTAAACACCCACACGCACAAGAAGTCTATCTAAGTTAAGATTTTGGGCAGCCCTCTCTGAAAGTGCCGCCACCATAAAGGTATGGGTATAAGTAGACGGGGCCTTGGTGAGAAGTTGTTGTAAAAGCGGATGGCCAGTGTCAGCAAGTTCGATTAGTTTAAACCTGGTTGGAATATTAAATACATATTCATAGAGAGGAAGTAAAAACTGAACCGCTGTAGCACTAGCAAATCCATTAACAAAACACATCACAGTGATTCGAAATAAATTGGAATTACTTAGATCCCGAAAAAAACCAGCACCAGTTGATACATAAAACTCTCTTCCATCAAACAAATAACCAGCCGTGGTGATAAGGATTTGGACAAAGGTAAGTAAAAAACCAGCCTTTAAAAAATCGATACGTTTGAGGAGTCGCCTTCCATAAATCGAACTCATAACCGCGACGGTAAAGGCCAACATAAAGGAGGTTGGGTTGTATCTTGAGGCAAAAAATACGGCAAAGGAAAGAAAAAATCCAATCGCAATAGAAAGTTGTTCGTCGTATACAAAACCAAGAAGTAAACACAACATTCCTACAGGAACAAACATCCCAAAATAATACACACCCGACAAATCACTGTCAGTTGCGTAAAAAACATTAGAAAGAAGATAAATGGATGCGATGACAATCCAAAGTGTAAAAAAAATAATCAAATTACTAGAAAGATCATTCAACCGATTTGGTCTGTAACGAATGAGATAAAACCCAACAATCACAATCAGAACACATTGTGTGAGAAATATGGAGACAATCGATGCCAAGTTGGCCCTTGTCGCATAACGATTCATCATCTCTAACTTTAATTTGACTTCAGGAGTGATCACATCTCCTGCACGTACAATCACCTCATTGGCTTGGATTCTACTTTTCTGAATGGCAACAGAGTTTGTCGCTCGCATGCGGGCATTTTCTGTCTCTTCCGGATTGTAATTACAAGCAGGATAGGAATATACATAGTAGAGTCCAATCCGAGACACTGCCTTAAGTAGTGATTCAGAGACATTCGGCAACTTCTCGGCAGCTAACTTCGATAATACAGAGGCAACAGGTCCCTCTTTATAAATTTGGGATCTGGGGATCACTAAATTTCCATCAATGATGGAGGTTTGGTCTTGGGTTCCGATGTTTCGGATTTTGGCCCCTGCTTTGTCCAATTCTTTTGCAAAGCTTAAGTCTTCTTTTACGATACAATATTTAGAAAAAATTAAGTTAGTATATTGTTGGATAAAGTTCTTTAGTTTATCTTTTTTTGGGTAATCCAAAATGGCTTGGATTTCTTCATTGGTCCGATTTCGCCATCGCGGAATCCGGTCTTTCACCACCGTAGGACTTCCCTTTCCCTCCGCTAGGATGGTGCGTAAGAGTTCGATATCTTCCGAAAGATTGGTATCAATTCCTGCGACTAAAATTCCAAAGTCTTTATCAAATGCAAAAGGAACGCTGGAAGCAGCCTTTTGTTTTTCTTGATTAGTTTTTTCCGCATCTTCATAAGAAAATTCTTTTACCGATTGAATGGTCTCTGGGGCAATTTTACCTTCCGAAAACAAACCATCTGGATCTGTATTGACTCTCGTTTGCCCAAAGAAAGGAATCGAAAGTACATAAGTAACAAATAGTAAGGTAAGCGAAACCAAAATGATTTGTATGTTTCTGACAACCGAAACTGGCCTAACTTTTGTTAGGAAGTCGGTCACTTGAGTCATGGAGGAATCTAAAATCTTTTTCATGGTTTTTTAGAAAATAAACTTTCGTTTTCTTCAAATCGTCTGACAATCGATTCGACGATAGGGTGGCGTGTAATATCTTCTCTTCCAAAGAAAATCGTTTCAATTCCGTTTAGATTGCGAAGGGTATACACTGTTTTTTCTAAACCTGAGCGTCCATGTGCCAAATCAATTTGGGTGGCATCGCCTGAGATTGCCATTTTAGAATTTTTACCAAAACGAGTGAGAAACATTTTTAATTGAGGCAAAGTACAGTTTTGTGCTTCATCCAAAATAATAAAAGAATGAGAGAGAGTACGACCCCTCATAAAAGCAATGGGAGCAATTTCAATTTTACCCACTTGCAGATACTCCGTTGTCTTTTCAAAACCTATACATTCGTGTAACGCATCATAGATGGGGCGTAAATAAGGGTTTACCTTTTGTGTTAAGTCCCCCGGTAAAAATCCTAAGTTCTCCCCGGCCTCCACAGCAGGACGAGTGAGAATTAACCTGTCTACTTCCCCCGTTTGCATCATCCGACACGCAGTTGCTATGGATAAAAAAGTTTTACCGGTTCCGGCAGGTCCCATCGCAATGGTAATGTAGTTTTTGTGAAGGCTATCCACAAAACTTTCCTGGTTTTTGGTGCGAGGAAAGATGGGTTTTCCTTTAAAGGTAACAAAGATTTTGTCTCTCGGAGTCCAAGTCTCTCCTTCCTTTTGGAAGTCAGAGGATCCGGGTGTGGGCCAACCGCC
The sequence above is drawn from the Leptospira sp. WS4.C2 genome and encodes:
- a CDS encoding HD family phosphohydrolase, with protein sequence MKKILDSSMTQVTDFLTKVRPVSVVRNIQIILVSLTLLFVTYVLSIPFFGQTRVNTDPDGLFSEGKIAPETIQSVKEFSYEDAEKTNQEKQKAASSVPFAFDKDFGILVAGIDTNLSEDIELLRTILAEGKGSPTVVKDRIPRWRNRTNEEIQAILDYPKKDKLKNFIQQYTNLIFSKYCIVKEDLSFAKELDKAGAKIRNIGTQDQTSIIDGNLVIPRSQIYKEGPVASVLSKLAAEKLPNVSESLLKAVSRIGLYYVYSYPACNYNPEETENARMRATNSVAIQKSRIQANEVIVRAGDVITPEVKLKLEMMNRYATRANLASIVSIFLTQCVLIVIVGFYLIRYRPNRLNDLSSNLIIFFTLWIVIASIYLLSNVFYATDSDLSGVYYFGMFVPVGMLCLLLGFVYDEQLSIAIGFFLSFAVFFASRYNPTSFMLAFTVAVMSSIYGRRLLKRIDFLKAGFLLTFVQILITTAGYLFDGREFYVSTGAGFFRDLSNSNLFRITVMCFVNGFASATAVQFLLPLYEYVFNIPTRFKLIELADTGHPLLQQLLTKAPSTYTHTFMVAALSERAAQNLNLDRLLVRVGVYFHDIGKIPNAGFFVENQHLIPKPEHIDKDNPALAAKTVIDHVLDGIEMAKKARLPREIISFIPEHHGTSTMAFFYHKALQDISASARKNINKKDFQYPGPKPQSKETGIVMIADSLEAASRSLDEVSQESLDELIRKIINSKLAENQLDESGLTIGDLEIIKASFKEVLLSSLHQRPKYPKPEDTKALEAAGSKKTKK
- a CDS encoding PhoH family protein, with translation MDESFTFQEESLYQTVCGIGDSKLPLWESRLNVKLIPRGKSLIIQGSEDQVQVALDTFHKVEENFKRRPDKAEYSFFDIDYLVNKVKDSSGGWPTPGSSDFQKEGETWTPRDKIFVTFKGKPIFPRTKNQESFVDSLHKNYITIAMGPAGTGKTFLSIATACRMMQTGEVDRLILTRPAVEAGENLGFLPGDLTQKVNPYLRPIYDALHECIGFEKTTEYLQVGKIEIAPIAFMRGRTLSHSFIILDEAQNCTLPQLKMFLTRFGKNSKMAISGDATQIDLAHGRSGLEKTVYTLRNLNGIETIFFGREDITRHPIVESIVRRFEENESLFSKKP